In the genome of Streptomyces sp. NBC_00190, one region contains:
- a CDS encoding PucR family transcriptional regulator, giving the protein MYGVSMEAPLTPPVPLGALLPARELGLRHLAGPVEADVHGVHASEMADPSPYLLGGELLLTAGAALTDAEAYVARLSEAGVAALGFGVAPVHEEVPPGLAEACDRYGLPLLEVPPGTPFTAVARAVWRLMAEARTRELRRVTEAQQSLAAAAARPDPVPAVLSRLAASLGGHVVLLPAGPSAGRSAGRALPPETAEALSALLARVGPPGGAATATDSAAGWSLTAYALGDGPVLGVARPDRTPGDHAVTAIAAVLLTLLTAPRPEGDAAAALTRLLLDGDPAGALAPGPWHVVHARGSGDPHALAAALGTVLLDPRGDRVRLLTDREPAPQPGWRLGVSAPAGPAGLATATAQAGRALDRAEAARTPLARHTGGGLAALVDPAEARAHAESLLSPLGPAHRETLRAWLAHHGSWDRTAAALGVHRNTVRQRVARAAGLLALDLDDPDARMELWFALRALDSTDNSPVT; this is encoded by the coding sequence ATGTACGGAGTATCCATGGAGGCCCCGCTCACTCCTCCGGTCCCCCTCGGCGCGCTGCTCCCCGCCCGGGAGCTGGGCCTGCGCCACCTCGCGGGGCCCGTCGAGGCGGATGTGCACGGGGTGCACGCCTCCGAGATGGCGGACCCGTCGCCCTACCTGCTGGGCGGCGAGCTGCTCCTGACGGCGGGGGCGGCGCTCACCGACGCCGAGGCGTACGTCGCGCGGCTCTCCGAGGCCGGGGTGGCGGCGCTCGGCTTCGGCGTGGCCCCGGTGCACGAGGAGGTGCCGCCGGGGCTCGCCGAGGCCTGCGACCGGTACGGGCTGCCGTTGCTGGAGGTGCCGCCGGGGACCCCGTTCACCGCGGTGGCCCGTGCGGTCTGGCGGCTGATGGCGGAGGCCCGTACGCGGGAGCTGCGCCGCGTCACCGAGGCCCAGCAGTCACTGGCCGCCGCGGCCGCCCGGCCCGACCCGGTCCCGGCGGTGCTGTCCCGGCTGGCGGCGAGCCTGGGGGGCCACGTCGTCCTGCTCCCGGCCGGCCCGTCGGCGGGGCGGTCGGCGGGGCGCGCGCTGCCGCCCGAGACCGCCGAGGCCCTGTCCGCCCTGCTGGCCCGCGTCGGCCCGCCCGGCGGCGCGGCCACCGCCACGGACTCCGCGGCGGGCTGGAGCCTGACCGCCTACGCCCTCGGCGACGGCCCCGTCCTCGGCGTGGCCCGCCCCGACCGCACCCCCGGCGACCACGCCGTCACCGCCATCGCGGCCGTGCTGCTGACGCTGCTCACCGCGCCCCGGCCCGAGGGGGACGCGGCGGCCGCCCTCACCCGGCTCCTGCTGGACGGGGACCCCGCCGGGGCCCTGGCTCCCGGGCCCTGGCACGTCGTGCACGCCCGCGGCTCCGGTGACCCCCACGCCCTGGCGGCCGCGCTGGGCACCGTACTGCTGGATCCGCGCGGGGACCGCGTACGGCTGCTCACCGACCGGGAGCCGGCCCCGCAGCCCGGATGGCGGCTGGGGGTGAGCGCCCCGGCCGGCCCGGCCGGGCTGGCGACCGCGACGGCCCAGGCCGGGCGGGCCCTGGACCGCGCGGAGGCGGCCCGCACCCCGCTGGCCCGGCACACGGGCGGGGGCCTGGCCGCCCTCGTCGACCCGGCGGAGGCCCGCGCCCACGCCGAGTCCCTGCTCTCCCCGCTCGGCCCGGCGCACCGCGAGACCCTGCGCGCCTGGCTCGCCCACCACGGCAGCTGGGACCGCACGGCGGCCGCCCTCGGGGTCCACCGCAACACCGTCCGCCAGCGCGTGGCCCGCGCCGCCGGCCTGCTGGCCCTGGACCTCGACGACCCCGACGCCCGGATGGAACTGTGGTTTGCGCTACGTGCTCTGGACAGCACCGATAACTCGCCGGTAACTTAA
- a CDS encoding acyl-CoA dehydrogenase family protein, whose product MRRTVFNEDHEAFRETIRAFIEAEVVPVYDEWFQAGQAPRDFYYKLGELGVFGINVPEEFGGAGLDTHKFEAVLYEETSRAGVNFGGSGVHVLLALPYIKMLANDEQKKRYLEKFVTGEEMWALAMTEPGTGSDVAGMKTTAKLSEDGTHYVLNGAKTFITGGVHADRVIVCARTSAPSAEDRRFGISLFAVDTKSEGYSIGRKLDKLGLRTSDTAELAFVDVKVPVEDLLGEENKGFYYLGANLPSERWGIAFGAYAQAKAAIRFAQQYVTERTVFGKPVAHFQNTKFELAACQAEVDAAEAVADRALEALDAGELTAAEAASAKLFCTEVAHRVIDKCLQLHGGYGYMNEYPIARLYADNRVNRIYGGTSEVMKSIIAKSMGL is encoded by the coding sequence GTGCGCCGTACCGTATTCAACGAGGACCACGAGGCGTTCCGCGAGACCATCCGCGCCTTCATCGAGGCCGAGGTCGTCCCCGTCTACGACGAGTGGTTCCAGGCCGGCCAGGCGCCGCGCGACTTCTACTACAAGCTCGGCGAGCTGGGCGTCTTCGGCATCAACGTGCCCGAGGAGTTCGGCGGCGCGGGCCTGGACACGCACAAGTTCGAGGCCGTCCTGTACGAAGAGACCTCCCGCGCGGGCGTGAACTTCGGCGGCTCCGGCGTGCACGTGCTGCTCGCCCTCCCCTACATCAAGATGCTCGCCAACGACGAGCAGAAGAAGCGTTACCTCGAGAAGTTCGTCACCGGCGAGGAGATGTGGGCGCTCGCCATGACCGAGCCGGGCACCGGCTCCGACGTCGCGGGCATGAAGACCACCGCCAAGCTCTCCGAGGACGGCACCCACTACGTCCTCAACGGCGCCAAGACCTTCATCACCGGCGGCGTCCACGCCGACCGCGTGATCGTCTGCGCCCGCACCTCCGCCCCCTCGGCCGAGGACCGCCGCTTCGGCATCTCCCTGTTCGCCGTGGACACCAAGTCCGAGGGCTACTCCATAGGCCGCAAGCTGGACAAGCTCGGCCTGCGCACCTCCGACACCGCCGAGCTGGCGTTCGTCGACGTGAAGGTCCCGGTCGAGGACCTCCTCGGCGAGGAGAACAAGGGCTTCTACTACCTCGGCGCCAACCTGCCCTCCGAGCGCTGGGGCATCGCCTTCGGCGCGTACGCGCAGGCCAAGGCCGCCATCCGGTTCGCCCAGCAGTACGTGACCGAGCGCACCGTCTTCGGCAAGCCGGTCGCGCACTTCCAGAACACCAAGTTCGAGCTGGCCGCCTGCCAGGCCGAGGTGGACGCCGCCGAGGCGGTCGCCGACCGCGCCCTGGAGGCCCTGGACGCCGGTGAGCTGACGGCGGCCGAGGCCGCGTCCGCGAAGCTGTTCTGCACCGAGGTCGCGCACCGCGTCATCGACAAGTGCCTCCAGCTGCACGGCGGCTACGGCTACATGAACGAGTACCCGATCGCCCGCCTGTACGCCGACAACCGCGTGAACCGCATCTACGGCGGCACCAGCGAGGTCATGAAGTCCATCATCGCCAAGTCCATGGGTCTCTGA